The following proteins are co-located in the Dyadobacter chenwenxiniae genome:
- a CDS encoding FecR family protein — MDNPENRLEELFNRYYQGLATASEKEELMAYMRSANDDALLEKFLESGWVSLDAEENVFTAEKSSAMLRSIFDSPPKEEKKTKIFSLGWIRYASAAAIFILIGLGIWKVTSIPKTGIAHTAQPKTEDVKPGGAKALLTLSDGSAIELAHAKSGFLARQGAAEVSKSQDGVLVYNAKSENTSTKISMNTLTTPKGGQYEMLLPDGSKVWLNASSSIRFPSVFPASERKVEITGEAYFEVAKDKSRPFRVKFNKSEVQVLGTSFNIMAYPDEGPSKTTLVEGSVFIRNVNQNTKLKPGQQAAVLPTGKIKTQYIALDEAVAWKNGMFYFKDAGIEEVMRQLSRWYDVEVSYSGKIPVRQFTGRVSRNVNLSEVSGMLRYAGVSCRIEGSKMIIDP; from the coding sequence ATGGATAATCCGGAGAACCGGTTGGAGGAGTTGTTTAACCGCTATTATCAGGGACTGGCGACCGCCTCGGAAAAAGAGGAGTTGATGGCGTATATGCGGTCCGCCAATGACGATGCACTTCTGGAAAAATTCCTCGAAAGTGGCTGGGTAAGTCTGGACGCGGAAGAAAACGTATTCACTGCGGAAAAAAGCAGTGCAATGTTGCGCTCCATCTTCGATTCACCCCCCAAAGAAGAAAAGAAAACGAAGATTTTCAGTCTTGGCTGGATTCGCTACGCATCAGCTGCTGCTATTTTCATCTTGATCGGTTTGGGAATCTGGAAAGTGACATCAATTCCCAAGACCGGCATAGCGCATACGGCTCAGCCCAAAACAGAAGACGTTAAGCCTGGTGGTGCCAAGGCCCTACTGACGCTTTCGGACGGCTCTGCCATTGAACTTGCGCATGCAAAAAGTGGCTTTCTTGCGCGCCAAGGTGCCGCAGAGGTGAGTAAATCCCAGGACGGTGTGCTGGTTTACAACGCAAAATCCGAAAATACAAGCACAAAAATAAGCATGAACACCCTCACCACACCTAAAGGCGGCCAATATGAAATGCTCCTGCCCGATGGAAGTAAAGTGTGGCTCAATGCATCCTCTTCCATTCGTTTTCCTTCCGTTTTTCCAGCTTCGGAACGAAAGGTGGAAATTACAGGCGAGGCATATTTTGAAGTTGCGAAAGACAAAAGCAGGCCGTTCAGGGTGAAATTTAATAAGTCTGAGGTGCAGGTTCTCGGAACAAGCTTCAATATCATGGCTTACCCGGACGAAGGGCCGAGCAAAACGACGTTGGTGGAAGGTTCAGTATTTATCAGAAATGTGAATCAAAACACAAAGCTGAAACCCGGACAGCAGGCGGCGGTGTTGCCCACCGGAAAAATCAAGACGCAGTACATTGCACTGGATGAGGCAGTTGCCTGGAAAAATGGCATGTTTTATTTTAAGGATGCCGGCATTGAGGAAGTCATGCGGCAGCTTTCGAGGTGGTACGACGTGGAAGTTTCCTATTCCGGCAAAATTCCGGTCAGGCAGTTCACTGGCCGCGTTTCGCGTAATGTGAACCTGTCCGAAGTGTCCGGAATGCTTCGCTATGCGGGTGTGAGCTGCCGCATTGAAGGTTCCAAAATGATTATTGACCCATAA